In Novipirellula aureliae, the sequence TTTATTGAAGCGAAAGCCAAGAGTGTCATTCATATTTTTCTGCCGGGCGGATTGGCTCAGCAAGAATCGTTCGATCCGAAACCCTACAGTCCTCTCGAGTACCGAGGCGAGATGGGGACGGTCAAGACGAATACGGGGGAAGTGTTCTGCGAATCGATTCCCCAATTGGCAAAGCGTGCGGACAAATTTAGCGTGATCCGGTCGATGTCCCACGGTGAAGCGGCACATGAACGGGGAACGCATAATATGTTCACCGGCTATAAACCAAGCCCCGCACTGAGTTACCCCAGTTTTGGGGCTGTGGTCAGCCATGAATATGGGCCTCGAAATAATTTACCCCCTTACATTTGCATCCCCAAAGTGCCCAATGAATATGCGGGAACGGGCTACTTGCCGAGTAGCTATGGGGCTTTCGCTTTGGGCGCCGATCCCGCACGCGATGATTTCAAAGTTCGTGACTTGGACTTGGCGGGGGGAGTCGACCAAGAGCGTTTCATTCGACGAAAATCGGCACTCGAAATCGTGAATCAACGTTTTGCCGAACGTGGTTCATGCGATAGTGTTGATGCGATGAACACGTTCTATCAGCGCGCTTACGATTTGCTCGATACCCCTGCTGCAAAAGAAGCGTTCGACTTGTCGAAAGAAAATGCAAAGATGCGAGACCGATATGGTCGCAACGAAGCGGGCCAACGCATGCTGATGGCTCGCCGCTTGGTCGAAGCAGGATCGCGGTTGGTAACACTTACCTATGGCGGATGGGATATGCATGCCAACATTACCGCAGGCGTTCGAAATTTGATGCCCCGTTTGGATGTTGCCCTGTCAGCGTTGCTCGATGATTTGTCCGAACGTGGTTTGCTGGATGAAACGTTGGTGATGCTAACAAGTGAATTCGGTCGGACCCCGAAAGTCAATGCGGACGCTGGTCGTGACCACTGGCCGAAGGTGTTCAGTGTCATGTTGGCTGGCGGTGGTATCCAAGCAGGGTTGATCCATGGTGCTTCGGACTCAACCGCATCGGAGCCGGAACTCGACCCGGTCTCACCTGCAGACCTAGCGACCACGATGTATCGGTTGCTTGGTATTGTCGCCGACAAAGAATTAATGGCGCCCGGTGACCGTCCGATCGAGATTGTGAATGGCGGAAAACTGATTACGCCGTTGTTGGCTTGATATCTCTTGTAAGAAATGAGTCTTCCAGTAGTGGATCTTGTTAAAGATCCTCAAGCGTCAGGATCTTTAACAAGATCCACTACCTGAGAATTTGTGCAGGATCTTTAACAAGATCCACTACCTGAGAATTTGCGTCAGGATCTTTAACAAGATCCACTACCTGAGAATTTGCGTCAGGATCTTTAACAAGATCCACTACCTGAGAATTTGCGTCAGGATCTTTAACAAGATCCACTACCTGAGAATTTGTGCAGAAGAGCAAATCAGCCACTGTTTGATTCGATCCTCTCAACCGAACCGACTTATGATACACAGCCGATTAAAAACCACGTTGGCGTTCTTGGCTTTGGTGTACTTGCCGATAACGGCGATCGCATCACTTCCGGTCGTCGAGAGGCTCGAACCACGCGGCGTCGTCCGAGGTGAGGAAACGACGATCTCGCTAGTTGGCAATCGACTGAAGGACGCTCATCAAGTTCTTTCCGATGTCGATGGTCTAACCATTCTCGACGTCAAGCCTATCGATAACAAGAAGGTCGAGATAACGATCAAGACCGACCCCACAATCGCTCCTGGCCTCTACCCAATTCGCTTGGTCACGAAATCAGGAATTGCCAACCTACGCTTGCTAGGCGTGGGAGCGATGCCAATCGTCAAAGAGGTCGAACCGAACAATGGGATTGAAACTCAGCAACCGATTGAGCTCAACACGACAATCGAAGGCGTGATCGAACGCGAAGATGTGGATCACTATGCGGTCAAACTTGCGGCGGGGCAAAGTCTTCAGGTCGAGATCGAAGGTATCCGGTTGGCCTATTCTTTGAACAATCAGAACATCCTCGATCCTTACATTGCCATTCTCGACCAAGGGCGATTTGAATTGGCGACCAGCGATGATTCAGCGTTTCTTGGGCAAGACGGTGTTTGTTCTTATACGGCCGAGTCCGATGGGGTTTATACCGTTTTAGTGCGAGACAGCTCGTTTGGTGGTCATCCAAGCTGCAGCTATCGGTTACATGTCGGAACTTTCCCACGTCCGGTCGCGGCCATTCCAGGTGGCGGTGTGCCAGGATCGACATTGAATGCCAAGTTGATTCACTTGAGCGGTGAGACCGAAGAAGGATCCGTTGTCTTGCCCAGTGAGTCCAGGAGTCGCTACGCCGTTGTTACCGAGAACGAGGATGGTATTTCACCATCGCCCAATTGGATTCGTGTCAATACGCTACCTGTGGTCATGGAGGATGAACCGCAGAATAACAATCATCGCAAGGCACCATCCGTGACGGTGCCTGCTGCACTTTGTGGCGTGATTGGTCAACCGGGTGATTTCGATGCCTTTCAGTTCGAGTGCAAAAAGGGGGAACGGTACCGTGTCAACGTTTTCGCTCGCAACTGTCTGCGTTCGCCACTCGATGCGGTATTGAACGTGTTTGGTCCCGACTACAAAACGATCGTCTCCTCGGACGACGTGAATGGCAGCGTTGATCCGTCGCTTGAGTTTGCAACGAAAGTCGACGGCGCACATACGATTCGCATCTACGACCACCTGCGCGGCGGAAGTCCCCTACATCAATACCGGATCGAAGTCGAGAAAGCGAATCCGACGTTTGCGCTAACTCTCAAAGAAGGACGCCGTGATCAAGCGGAAGTCATCTCGGTCCCCATCGGGGGGCAAACCGCTACCGTCATCACGGCTTCGCGCCAAGGTTACAACGATGCAATCGAGCCCCACGTGCTCGGCCTACCCGAAGGAGTGACCGCAACAACGTACCCGATCCCCAAAGGACGCTCAGAGATACCCATCTTGTTTACGGCGTCATCCGAAGCCAAGCACGACGCTTCACTTTTTAATATCGAAGCAACCGGGGATTCGAAGCATGCCGATGTTCAGGGAAACTTCGCTCAAACACATAAATTAGTCCTTGGCCAGAACCGTCGTGGTATGTGGAGTTACGATTCCGATCGAGCTGCAATTGCGGTCACCGATGCGGCGCCGTTTTCGATCGAGTTGGTCCAACCTAAAACGCCGATCGTTCGCAGCGGCAGCAAGGATCTGATCGTTCGCATCGTTCGTGATAAAGGTTTTAATGGCGCTGTTTCGCTCCGCACGCTTTACAATCCGCCTGGCATTGGCATCAACAATAGCCGAAAGATTGAAAAGGGAAAGTCGGAAGTGAATATCCCGATTACGGCCAATGGAAACGCCGCAATCGGCGTTTGGCCACTCATCATGATTGCAACCTATCCGACAAGTAACGGCAACGCCGAAATCGCATCGCCGCCGATCGAATTGGAAGTTCAAGATTCGTTGTTCAAGTATAGCTTCCCAAGAACGACCGCAGAGCTTGGAACCGAAGCAACCGTCGCCGTCGAAGTCGAAGTGTTGCGTGATCTACCGTCCACGACCGTTGTCGATGAAAATGAGGTAGCAGCCGATGCGAATGCTGAGGGTACGGGATCGGACGCAGCGGATGCGGAGGTCGAATTGGTCGGCATCCCCAATGGTGTGACATGTGCCGAGCCCATCCAAAAGGTTTCCAAGGATACAACGATGCTAACCTTTCGCATCGTGGTTGCTGCTGACGCAAAGCCAGGCAAACACAAGACGCTCGTTTGCCAATCCAGAGTGAAGGTGGGTGACGAAATCATTCACCAAACCAACGGAACGGGTGAATTGCGATTGGATAAGCCGTTGCCCGTGAAAAAAGTGGAACAGCCAAAGCCAAAAACGGAAGAGAAAAAAGCCGAACCGAAGAAAGCAGAGCCGAAACCGCTCAGCCGACTCGAACAACTCCGACAAATGAAGCAGAATTAATCATGGACTATCGAATTCAAGCTCGACCGCGCGGGTCTATTTTCGCTGCAATCGTTTGCACCGCATTGCTGCAAGCTGCTTGCATGACGCCAGGGGCGGTTGCCGCATCGGCATCGGTCACAGGAGCGACTTCGGAAAAGCCTAAGCTTTCGGTCTACCCGCCGGAGATCAAACTCAACTCGGCTCGAGACTTTCAATCTTTTGTGGCCGTACTTTTGCGGCCTGATGGAATTACCGAAGATGCCAGCGATCGAGTCGACTGGTCAATCGATGACCCGAAAATTGCCAAGCTTGATGGTTATCAGTTGTATCCACTCGCGGACGGCGAAACCGATTTGGTCGCCCGCTATGCTGGTTCGAGCGTGCGTGTGCATGTTACCGTTGCGGGGGCATCGAATCGACCTGAAATCAGCTTTAAGAACGATGTGATGCCCGTTTTGACTCGATCGGGTTGCAATACAGGTTCTTGCCACGGAGCGGCCAGCGGTAAGGATGGTTTCAACTTGAGTTTGTTCGGGTTCGATCCCCAAGGCGACTATTTCAGGATCACTCGCGAGATTGGATTTCGGCGAGTCAACCTGGCCGTTCCCGAAGAGAGTTTGCTGCTAAAGAAGGCAACCGGGGCGGTTCCGCACACCGGTGGCAAACTCTTTGATGCCGAGTCCGATTACTACGCGACGATCTTAGAGTGGCTGGAAAAGGGTGCCAAGAATGATCCCGCCGATGCAGAGCCGCCAGCCGTCGAGTCGGTTTCAATCTTGCCCCCGCAAGCGGTCTTGGAAGGGGAGGGGACGAGCCAGCGTTTTGTTGCCGTTGCAACCTATAGCGATGGCTCGACTCGCGATGTGACTCGTCTGGCTGCCTTTAACTCCAACAATTCGTCGACGGCTGCAATTGATGACGCGGGAATCGTGACCGCGGGACAACGGGGGGAAGCATTCGTGATGGCTCGCTTCGATACCCACACCGTCGGCAGCCAAGTGTTGGCATTGCCAGCCGATTTACAATACACGCCGCCCGAGATTGCGGGTGATGAAATCGACCAATTGGTTGGCAAGAAACTGAAGCAACTACGGATTCTACCAAGTGAGCGATGCAGTGATGAAGAGTTTATTCGACGAGTGACAATTGATATCACCGGCTTGCTACCCACTCAACAAGAATTCGATCACTTTGTCGCGGATTCGAGTGAAAACAAGCGAGCCGAGCTGATCGACCGATTGCTTGAGCGAAAAGAGTTCAGTGAAATTTGGGCGATGAAATTTGCTCAATTACTGATGATTAAAAGTAGTAACGACGTGAGCTACAAGTCGGCGTTTTTATACGCCAACTGGCTAACAGACAAATTTGCTCGAAAAGTACCGATCGACGAGATGGTGCGTGAGTTGTTGACAGCGACCGGGGGCACGTTCACTTCGCCCGCAACGAATTTTTACGAGGTCGAACGCGATACGCTAAAGACGGCCGAGAATGTCGCCCAAGTGTTCATGGGAATTCGAACCCAATGTGCACAATGCCACAATCATCCCTTTGATCGTTGGACCCAAAACGATTATTACGGCTTCGCCTCCTTCTTTTCGCAAGTCGGCCGCAAGCAAGCCGAAGACTATCGTGAAAAAATTGTGTTCAACCGCTTTAGTGGCGAAGTCAATCATCCACTGACCGGGAAACCCCTTCCTCCAAAGTTCCTCGGAGGCGAGACGCCCGAAACGAAGGGGAAGGATCGACGTGTAATCCTTGCGGACTGGTTGACCGATGCCGAAAACCCATTCTTCGCATCCTCGATTGCCAATCGTGTTTGGGCCCATTTCATGGGCGTCGGCCTCGTTGACCAAGTCGATGATATTCGGGTTAGCAATCCGCCGAGCAATCCCGAGTTGTTTGACGCGCTTGGCAAAAAACTGGTCGCCTATGATTTTGAATTGAGTGCGCTGGTGCGTGACATCTGTAATAGCGATGCCTATCAACGATCCAGTGTGGCCAATGAATCAAATGCCCACGATACTCGGAACTACGCCCATGCGGTTGTCCGACGAATTCCGGCGGAAAGTTTGCTAGACTGCATCGTCCAAGTCACCGAATCGCCCGACAAGTTCCGTGGGTTGCCAATCGGGGCCAGTGCGGTGCAGATCGCGGACGGGGCGACCTCGAACTATTTTCTCGATGCGTTTGGTCGCTCGCCCAGAACGACCGTTTGCGAATGCGAAGCCTCGACCTCACCCTCCCTGTCACAAGCCTTGCACCTGTTAAATGGAAACTCGATTAGCAACAAAATCAATCAGGGAAAAGTGATTCAGCGGTGGGTCAAGGAAGATAACTTAAGCTCCGAGCAAGTGATCGATCGAATTTATGCTCGTTGCTTGTCGAGATACCCGACACCTGAGGAACGTGAAAAATTGATCGCGAACGGACTCGATCTACCGACTGGGAAGTCAGCCGGCAGTAACGGGAAAAAGAATCAAGCGGATAGTAGGATCCCGCAATTGACCGACATCTTTTGGGCTGTCCTCAACAGCCGCGAATTTGCATTTAACCACTGATTGATCGTAATCCCGGCCAAGTCTCCATGTTTCACCATCAACAATCATGAACCGTCATTTACTCACTCTCGTTGTTTCGGTCAGCTGTTTGCTATCGAGCCAAGCGGACGACAAAATCACCTACGAAGATCATG encodes:
- a CDS encoding DUF1501 domain-containing protein; protein product: MRCHGNPFSRRGFLAAGTLGGLGLSLPDLLMRQAAAEQKHYDFIEAKAKSVIHIFLPGGLAQQESFDPKPYSPLEYRGEMGTVKTNTGEVFCESIPQLAKRADKFSVIRSMSHGEAAHERGTHNMFTGYKPSPALSYPSFGAVVSHEYGPRNNLPPYICIPKVPNEYAGTGYLPSSYGAFALGADPARDDFKVRDLDLAGGVDQERFIRRKSALEIVNQRFAERGSCDSVDAMNTFYQRAYDLLDTPAAKEAFDLSKENAKMRDRYGRNEAGQRMLMARRLVEAGSRLVTLTYGGWDMHANITAGVRNLMPRLDVALSALLDDLSERGLLDETLVMLTSEFGRTPKVNADAGRDHWPKVFSVMLAGGGIQAGLIHGASDSTASEPELDPVSPADLATTMYRLLGIVADKELMAPGDRPIEIVNGGKLITPLLA
- a CDS encoding PPC domain-containing protein, which translates into the protein MIHSRLKTTLAFLALVYLPITAIASLPVVERLEPRGVVRGEETTISLVGNRLKDAHQVLSDVDGLTILDVKPIDNKKVEITIKTDPTIAPGLYPIRLVTKSGIANLRLLGVGAMPIVKEVEPNNGIETQQPIELNTTIEGVIEREDVDHYAVKLAAGQSLQVEIEGIRLAYSLNNQNILDPYIAILDQGRFELATSDDSAFLGQDGVCSYTAESDGVYTVLVRDSSFGGHPSCSYRLHVGTFPRPVAAIPGGGVPGSTLNAKLIHLSGETEEGSVVLPSESRSRYAVVTENEDGISPSPNWIRVNTLPVVMEDEPQNNNHRKAPSVTVPAALCGVIGQPGDFDAFQFECKKGERYRVNVFARNCLRSPLDAVLNVFGPDYKTIVSSDDVNGSVDPSLEFATKVDGAHTIRIYDHLRGGSPLHQYRIEVEKANPTFALTLKEGRRDQAEVISVPIGGQTATVITASRQGYNDAIEPHVLGLPEGVTATTYPIPKGRSEIPILFTASSEAKHDASLFNIEATGDSKHADVQGNFAQTHKLVLGQNRRGMWSYDSDRAAIAVTDAAPFSIELVQPKTPIVRSGSKDLIVRIVRDKGFNGAVSLRTLYNPPGIGINNSRKIEKGKSEVNIPITANGNAAIGVWPLIMIATYPTSNGNAEIASPPIELEVQDSLFKYSFPRTTAELGTEATVAVEVEVLRDLPSTTVVDENEVAADANAEGTGSDAADAEVELVGIPNGVTCAEPIQKVSKDTTMLTFRIVVAADAKPGKHKTLVCQSRVKVGDEIIHQTNGTGELRLDKPLPVKKVEQPKPKTEEKKAEPKKAEPKPLSRLEQLRQMKQN
- a CDS encoding DUF1549 and DUF1553 domain-containing protein — protein: MTPGAVAASASVTGATSEKPKLSVYPPEIKLNSARDFQSFVAVLLRPDGITEDASDRVDWSIDDPKIAKLDGYQLYPLADGETDLVARYAGSSVRVHVTVAGASNRPEISFKNDVMPVLTRSGCNTGSCHGAASGKDGFNLSLFGFDPQGDYFRITREIGFRRVNLAVPEESLLLKKATGAVPHTGGKLFDAESDYYATILEWLEKGAKNDPADAEPPAVESVSILPPQAVLEGEGTSQRFVAVATYSDGSTRDVTRLAAFNSNNSSTAAIDDAGIVTAGQRGEAFVMARFDTHTVGSQVLALPADLQYTPPEIAGDEIDQLVGKKLKQLRILPSERCSDEEFIRRVTIDITGLLPTQQEFDHFVADSSENKRAELIDRLLERKEFSEIWAMKFAQLLMIKSSNDVSYKSAFLYANWLTDKFARKVPIDEMVRELLTATGGTFTSPATNFYEVERDTLKTAENVAQVFMGIRTQCAQCHNHPFDRWTQNDYYGFASFFSQVGRKQAEDYREKIVFNRFSGEVNHPLTGKPLPPKFLGGETPETKGKDRRVILADWLTDAENPFFASSIANRVWAHFMGVGLVDQVDDIRVSNPPSNPELFDALGKKLVAYDFELSALVRDICNSDAYQRSSVANESNAHDTRNYAHAVVRRIPAESLLDCIVQVTESPDKFRGLPIGASAVQIADGATSNYFLDAFGRSPRTTVCECEASTSPSLSQALHLLNGNSISNKINQGKVIQRWVKEDNLSSEQVIDRIYARCLSRYPTPEEREKLIANGLDLPTGKSAGSNGKKNQADSRIPQLTDIFWAVLNSREFAFNH